One window from the genome of Castellaniella sp. MT123 encodes:
- a CDS encoding SDR family NAD(P)-dependent oxidoreductase — MNERKVALITAASGAGIGSAIARQLAEDGYDVVITDAHERRCREFAEQLSKEHGRPFMAVPLDVSNAQAVEQCVAKVVAEKGRIDALVNNAGWSTIASVVDLALKDWQRCLDIDLTGTFLTMHHILPSMIAQGGGSIVNISSIAAYETSAEHGAAYSAAKAGVLALTRVAAAENGKHGIRVNAITPGLIYNDFLRKIYPDEFFSGYAENRSLVGRVGRPEDVAALVSFLLSDKAGYITGEVYGVSGGVHPHG, encoded by the coding sequence ATGAACGAACGCAAAGTGGCACTGATCACCGCCGCATCCGGAGCCGGAATCGGCAGCGCGATCGCCCGTCAGCTGGCGGAAGATGGCTACGACGTGGTGATCACGGATGCGCATGAGCGTCGCTGTCGCGAGTTCGCGGAACAATTGTCCAAGGAGCACGGGCGTCCCTTCATGGCGGTTCCCCTCGATGTGAGCAACGCGCAGGCCGTCGAGCAATGCGTCGCAAAGGTCGTCGCCGAGAAGGGCCGGATCGATGCCCTGGTCAACAACGCTGGCTGGTCCACCATTGCCTCGGTTGTCGACCTGGCCCTGAAGGACTGGCAGCGTTGCCTCGACATCGACCTGACGGGCACCTTCCTGACGATGCACCACATTTTGCCGTCGATGATCGCCCAAGGCGGCGGCTCGATTGTGAACATCAGTTCGATCGCAGCCTACGAAACATCGGCCGAGCACGGAGCCGCCTATTCCGCCGCCAAGGCCGGTGTGCTGGCCCTGACCCGGGTGGCGGCGGCTGAAAACGGGAAGCACGGCATCCGCGTCAATGCCATCACGCCAGGCCTGATTTACAACGATTTCCTGCGCAAGATCTATCCGGACGAGTTTTTCAGCGGCTATGCTGAAAACCGGTCCCTCGTGGGCCGGGTCGGGCGTCCCGAGGACGTCGCCGCGCTGGTGTCGTTCCTGCTGTCCGACAAGGCCGGGTACATCACGGGCGAAGTCTATGGCGTCAGCGGAGGAGTCCATCCTCATGGCTAA
- a CDS encoding amidase, with product MANDVSSLSVAQLLGAYQARTLSPVEVAQAYFARIERHDSKLHAYVQLTRDLALSQARQAERAYAAGSAGAALEGVPISIKDAFHVAGIQTTLGSEVYRGQISKSDSGLVRRLRASGAVFLGKTNTAEFGQSATTDNLLGPDTANPWDVTRTPGGSSGGAAASIAARLAPLAVGSDGGGSIRIPAAFAGVFGLKPSAGVCKDEDGFRAMSEFVSAGPMAKSVADARILLGVLAGSRFDRRSTRKPLRVCYCPAPENRPVDRDLALVVERAARVFEDLGHRLEADHPPIQGWDDIFGPLVLEEEHRERGHLLKLCPEKLTRYERSTLKAALVLDPVDVERARGLLPGFRRRLGEFFDRYDVLISPATAVPAFPLDQRPKFIGDVAVDWLWGAFPFTAPFNVGGVAASAVPCGLVGGLPVSLQLVVRAGAEQLLLDLSQDVEEAVALDRRGLDSIWT from the coding sequence ATGGCTAACGATGTCAGTTCCCTTTCTGTCGCGCAGCTCCTCGGTGCTTACCAAGCGCGTACGCTCAGCCCGGTCGAAGTTGCGCAGGCATACTTCGCACGGATCGAAAGGCACGACTCCAAGTTGCATGCCTATGTTCAGCTGACCCGCGACCTGGCGCTTTCCCAGGCCAGGCAGGCCGAACGCGCCTATGCGGCGGGCAGCGCGGGTGCTGCCTTGGAAGGTGTTCCCATCTCGATCAAGGATGCCTTTCATGTCGCAGGCATCCAGACGACGCTGGGTTCCGAAGTCTATCGGGGCCAGATCTCCAAGAGCGATTCCGGACTGGTGCGCCGGTTGCGTGCTTCGGGGGCCGTCTTCCTGGGCAAGACCAATACGGCCGAGTTCGGCCAGTCCGCGACGACCGATAATCTGCTGGGCCCGGATACGGCCAACCCCTGGGACGTGACGCGCACGCCGGGGGGCTCCAGCGGCGGGGCCGCCGCGTCGATTGCCGCGCGGCTTGCCCCTCTTGCCGTGGGGTCCGACGGAGGCGGATCGATTCGGATCCCGGCGGCATTCGCAGGGGTTTTCGGCCTCAAGCCGTCTGCGGGAGTGTGCAAGGACGAGGACGGTTTCCGTGCAATGTCCGAATTTGTCTCGGCCGGACCGATGGCCAAGTCCGTGGCCGATGCGCGGATTCTCCTGGGGGTGCTGGCCGGTTCGCGGTTCGATCGCCGGTCGACCAGAAAGCCCTTGCGGGTCTGCTATTGCCCGGCGCCGGAGAATCGTCCGGTGGATCGGGATCTGGCGCTGGTGGTGGAACGCGCGGCGAGGGTGTTCGAAGATCTGGGGCATCGCCTCGAGGCGGATCATCCTCCCATCCAGGGTTGGGATGATATCTTCGGTCCGCTGGTGCTCGAAGAAGAGCACCGCGAACGGGGGCACCTGTTGAAGCTTTGCCCCGAAAAACTCACGCGCTACGAGCGGTCCACCCTCAAGGCGGCCTTGGTCCTGGACCCCGTCGATGTCGAGCGGGCCCGGGGCCTTCTGCCCGGCTTCCGCCGGCGCCTGGGCGAGTTTTTCGATCGCTATGACGTTCTGATTTCCCCGGCGACAGCCGTTCCGGCGTTTCCCCTGGACCAAAGGCCGAAGTTCATCGGTGACGTTGCCGTGGATTGGCTGTGGGGTGCGTTTCCGTTCACCGCGCCCTTCAATGTGGGGGGGGTTGCCGCTTCCGCGGTTCCCTGCGGCTTGGTGGGTGGCCTTCCCGTGAGCCTGCAGCTCGTCGTCAGGGCCGGAGCCGAACAGCTGCTACTGGATCTTTCTCAGGATGTCGAGGAAGCGGTGGCCTTGGATCGTCGTGGATTGGATTCGATCTGGACTTGA
- a CDS encoding ABC transporter permease, which yields MPGTRPRAVNRRPRGAVPYIVPAFILIVLFFIVPVAMLLLRSVLEPAPGLENYAVFFGSTTYLRVFTNTFLVAGIVTLVAVVIGFPVAWLLAIMPRGWSAVFLAVIILSMWTNLLARTYAWMVLLQRTGVINKMLMALGLIDQPLSLVNNMTGVTIGMVYIMLPFIILPLIGILRAIDPSTLRAAALCGANKWQCFSRVLLPLSMPGIAAGALMVFVMSLGYFVTPSLLGGASSMMLAELIAQLVQSLLNWGLGGAAAFVLLVVTLGLYFVQLRFFNPYSKR from the coding sequence TTGCCAGGGACACGCCCAAGGGCCGTGAATCGGCGGCCGCGCGGAGCCGTCCCCTACATCGTGCCCGCTTTCATCCTGATCGTGCTATTTTTCATCGTGCCCGTGGCCATGTTGCTGCTGCGCAGTGTGCTCGAGCCTGCGCCGGGCCTGGAAAACTATGCCGTGTTCTTCGGCTCGACGACCTACCTGCGGGTGTTCACCAATACGTTTCTCGTGGCGGGTATCGTCACGCTGGTTGCGGTCGTGATCGGCTTTCCCGTGGCTTGGCTGTTGGCCATCATGCCGCGCGGTTGGTCCGCCGTTTTCCTGGCAGTCATCATCCTGTCCATGTGGACCAACCTGCTGGCACGCACCTATGCCTGGATGGTGCTGCTGCAGCGTACGGGCGTGATCAACAAGATGCTCATGGCGCTGGGATTGATCGACCAGCCCTTGTCGCTGGTCAACAACATGACCGGCGTCACCATCGGCATGGTCTACATCATGTTGCCGTTCATCATTTTGCCGCTGATCGGTATCCTCAGGGCCATCGACCCCTCGACCCTGAGAGCGGCCGCACTCTGCGGGGCGAACAAGTGGCAATGCTTCAGTCGTGTGCTGCTGCCGCTGTCGATGCCGGGGATCGCCGCGGGTGCGCTCATGGTGTTCGTGATGTCGCTGGGCTACTTTGTGACTCCCTCCCTGCTGGGCGGGGCCTCGAGCATGATGCTCGCCGAGCTTATCGCGCAACTGGTGCAGTCGCTGCTCAATTGGGGGTTGGGAGGGGCCGCCGCCTTTGTCCTGCTGGTTGTCACGCTGGGGCTGTACTTCGTGCAACTAAGGTTTTTCAACCCCTATTCCAAGAGGTGA
- a CDS encoding zinc-binding dehydrogenase, whose product MTKKMMAAVMRQHGGPEVLSVEEVARPVPRVGEVLVKVAACSLSRLDIFIRDGMPGRHIAMPHVGGCDVAGWIEDIGPEVTGLDVGAAVLIDPFWNGEMLGEAYWGGFSDYVVVSAKGILRLPENKRFVEYSCLPTAYGTAYRMLHSRGQLKSGESLVVVGASGGVGVACVQLGVRAGAHVIACTSSDAKAERLKSIGAHECVVAPDGQFGKQVWNLTGKQGADAVVDFTGTATWLQSLRSVKHGGRLLCCGATTGFEANTDLRYLWTREMDIRGSDGWRNEDLRQLLAIMAGNEFDPVVHAVFPLSRIQDAMRELEGRSCFGKIVVVPDGV is encoded by the coding sequence ATGACAAAGAAAATGATGGCAGCCGTCATGCGTCAGCATGGCGGTCCTGAAGTGCTTTCAGTGGAAGAAGTCGCCCGGCCGGTGCCGCGCGTGGGAGAGGTCCTGGTCAAAGTCGCGGCATGTTCGCTCAGCCGGCTCGATATCTTCATTCGCGACGGGATGCCGGGCCGCCACATTGCCATGCCGCATGTGGGCGGGTGCGACGTGGCGGGCTGGATCGAGGACATCGGCCCGGAAGTGACCGGACTGGACGTCGGGGCCGCGGTCCTGATCGACCCGTTCTGGAATGGCGAAATGCTGGGAGAGGCCTACTGGGGCGGCTTTTCCGATTATGTGGTGGTATCGGCGAAAGGCATCCTGAGACTTCCGGAAAACAAGCGATTCGTCGAATATTCCTGTCTGCCCACGGCCTATGGCACGGCGTACCGCATGCTCCATAGCCGTGGACAGCTGAAGTCCGGCGAGTCCCTGGTGGTCGTGGGTGCCAGCGGCGGCGTCGGGGTGGCCTGTGTCCAGCTGGGCGTCAGGGCCGGCGCCCACGTCATCGCCTGCACCAGCAGCGATGCCAAAGCCGAGCGGCTGAAGTCGATCGGCGCTCATGAATGCGTCGTAGCCCCCGACGGGCAATTCGGCAAGCAGGTCTGGAATCTGACCGGCAAGCAGGGTGCGGACGCCGTGGTTGATTTCACGGGGACGGCCACCTGGCTCCAGTCCCTGAGATCCGTGAAGCACGGGGGCAGACTGCTGTGTTGTGGCGCAACGACCGGGTTCGAAGCGAATACCGATTTGCGCTATTTGTGGACGCGGGAAATGGACATCCGGGGGTCGGACGGATGGAGGAACGAAGACCTGCGGCAGTTGCTGGCGATCATGGCCGGCAACGAGTTCGACCCGGTGGTCCACGCCGTGTTTCCGCTGAGCAGGATCCAGGATGCCATGCGTGAACTGGAAGGGCGTTCATGCTTTGGCAAGATCGTCGTCGTACCGGATGGTGTATAG
- a CDS encoding enoyl-CoA hydratase/isomerase family protein produces the protein MSENLVEASIQGTVLVLEMKDPAARNALSRRMLSGLADAVEGAGADILGIVITGAAGCFSAGADFRELKGTRQDLEYDEAVAGLVASLLASDRIVVAAIEGPCMGAAADIALACDYRIAGEGSFMQIPAVRLGLLYNPEAIDRLRRRHRADTVARLLLAGERFDTRAAHDAGLFSRVVPQGDAVRIALEDLRKLEGRHSQAVRATKRLLADLEAGQADMDRWQACRVELLDSEPRRLAIQQAHERFVNKPGTHR, from the coding sequence ATGAGTGAAAACCTCGTAGAAGCATCGATTCAGGGGACGGTCCTGGTCCTGGAGATGAAAGATCCGGCCGCCAGGAATGCCTTGTCCCGCCGGATGCTGTCCGGTCTGGCGGATGCCGTCGAAGGTGCCGGTGCGGATATTCTCGGCATCGTGATCACGGGTGCGGCCGGCTGTTTCAGCGCGGGAGCGGATTTTCGGGAGTTGAAAGGCACTCGCCAGGATCTCGAGTATGACGAGGCGGTGGCCGGACTGGTCGCCTCGCTCCTGGCTTCGGACAGGATTGTCGTTGCAGCGATCGAGGGGCCGTGCATGGGCGCCGCGGCGGACATCGCCCTGGCCTGCGACTACAGGATTGCGGGCGAGGGAAGTTTCATGCAGATCCCCGCTGTGCGCCTTGGGCTTCTCTATAACCCGGAGGCGATCGATCGCCTCCGGCGACGCCATCGGGCGGATACCGTGGCGCGCCTGCTGCTGGCGGGCGAACGGTTCGATACGCGGGCCGCGCACGACGCGGGATTGTTCTCCCGGGTCGTGCCCCAGGGGGATGCCGTGCGCATCGCGCTGGAGGATCTGCGGAAACTCGAAGGTCGGCATTCGCAGGCCGTTCGGGCAACGAAACGGCTCCTGGCGGACCTGGAAGCGGGGCAAGCCGATATGGATCGCTGGCAGGCATGCCGGGTGGAATTGCTCGATTCGGAGCCGAGGCGGCTTGCCATCCAGCAGGCGCATGAACGTTTCGTCAATAAACCGGGCACGCATCGATGA
- a CDS encoding ABC transporter permease, translated as MLLDFNRLGALRYVLIGIAVLVLMFLVLPIVFIAALSFGSSQWLIFPPPSWTLQWYVELFADPRWLYSALTSLKIAVIVTILSVGLGFLTSLGLNRGNFAGKELLRALFLTPMILPVIVLAVALYALFLRLGLAGTTVGFVIAHLLIALPFSIISISSALDGFDRSIEDAAILCGASPWEARLRVTVPAISHGLFAAAIFSFLASWDEVVLAIFMSSPTLQTLPVKIWTTLRQDLTPVVAAVSTILMVFTLVLMISPVIFRKVRQK; from the coding sequence ATGCTGCTCGACTTCAATCGCCTGGGCGCGCTGCGCTACGTTCTGATTGGTATTGCGGTCCTGGTGCTGATGTTCCTGGTGCTGCCGATCGTCTTCATTGCGGCTTTGTCGTTCGGATCGTCGCAATGGCTGATCTTTCCGCCCCCGTCCTGGACGCTGCAATGGTATGTCGAACTTTTCGCCGATCCGCGCTGGCTCTATTCCGCGTTGACCAGCCTGAAGATCGCCGTCATCGTCACCATTCTGTCGGTGGGGCTGGGTTTTCTGACATCACTCGGGCTGAATCGCGGCAACTTTGCCGGAAAGGAACTGCTCAGGGCGCTCTTTCTGACACCCATGATCCTGCCGGTCATCGTGCTGGCTGTCGCACTGTATGCCTTGTTTCTGAGACTGGGGCTGGCCGGTACGACGGTCGGATTCGTCATCGCCCACCTGCTGATCGCGCTGCCGTTTTCGATCATCTCGATCAGCAGCGCGCTTGACGGGTTTGATCGCTCGATAGAAGACGCAGCCATCCTGTGCGGGGCCAGCCCCTGGGAAGCACGCCTTCGCGTCACGGTCCCGGCCATCAGCCACGGATTGTTTGCCGCGGCGATTTTTTCTTTTCTGGCCTCATGGGACGAAGTCGTGCTGGCGATCTTCATGTCCAGCCCGACATTGCAGACGCTGCCCGTCAAAATCTGGACGACGCTGCGTCAGGACCTGACGCCTGTCGTGGCGGCCGTGTCCACCATCCTGATGGTTTTCACGCTCGTCCTCATGATTTCCCCAGTGATTTTCCGTAAGGTGCGTCAAAAATGA
- a CDS encoding ABC transporter substrate-binding protein: MAFAANSYAADQTLVFTSWGGTTQDAQMSIWANGFSKETKIKVLPDGPTDYGKIKAMVESGDVSWDVVDAEGDYAVKAGADGMLEKLDFSVIDKSRLDPRFVTDYAVGSFYYSFVIGCNKDAVKACPKTWADLFDLKKFPGKRTFYKWSAPGVIEAALLADGVPADKLYPLDLDRAFKKLDTIKSSIVWWSSGAQSQQLLASAETPYGFFWNGRLTALVKTGVHVETSWDQNITAADMLIVPKGAKHKAAAMKYIAYATSAASQAKFAEMTGYAPINLDSPALMPKDIRATLPDKQAATQVNADLTYWAKHRDEIGTRWYAWQAK, encoded by the coding sequence ATGGCATTTGCCGCCAACAGCTACGCTGCTGATCAAACCCTCGTGTTCACCTCCTGGGGCGGCACCACGCAGGACGCCCAGATGAGCATCTGGGCCAATGGTTTTTCCAAGGAAACCAAGATCAAGGTCCTGCCGGACGGACCCACCGACTACGGCAAGATCAAGGCCATGGTCGAATCGGGCGATGTGTCGTGGGATGTCGTGGATGCCGAGGGCGACTATGCAGTCAAGGCCGGCGCGGATGGCATGCTGGAGAAGCTGGACTTCTCCGTGATCGACAAGAGCCGCCTGGATCCCCGGTTCGTGACCGACTACGCGGTGGGAAGTTTCTACTATTCGTTCGTCATCGGGTGCAACAAGGATGCCGTCAAGGCCTGCCCGAAGACTTGGGCCGATCTGTTCGATCTGAAGAAATTTCCCGGCAAACGCACGTTCTACAAATGGTCCGCTCCCGGGGTCATCGAGGCCGCTCTGCTGGCTGATGGGGTGCCTGCCGACAAACTGTATCCGCTCGATCTGGATCGAGCCTTCAAAAAGCTGGATACCATCAAATCCAGCATTGTCTGGTGGAGCAGCGGGGCGCAATCCCAGCAGCTGCTTGCCTCGGCTGAAACGCCTTACGGGTTTTTCTGGAATGGCCGGCTCACCGCACTGGTGAAAACAGGTGTCCATGTCGAGACGTCCTGGGACCAGAACATCACGGCAGCCGACATGCTGATCGTTCCCAAAGGCGCAAAGCACAAGGCAGCGGCGATGAAATACATCGCCTATGCGACGAGTGCGGCCTCGCAGGCCAAGTTCGCGGAAATGACCGGCTATGCGCCTATCAATCTGGACTCGCCCGCGTTGATGCCGAAGGACATTCGTGCCACCTTGCCGGACAAGCAGGCTGCCACGCAAGTCAATGCGGATCTGACATATTGGGCAAAGCATCGCGACGAAATCGGGACACGCTGGTACGCGTGGCAAGCCAAGTAA
- a CDS encoding alpha/beta hydrolase encodes MNQVTINDIDVAYTEHGAGDPLVFVHGLAEDRHTWRVQQHALGRFHSFAYDLRGHGQTGNGQSDGTLAQLGNDLLAFIEKVTGPATVVGFSLGGTVALWAAAERPDLVRKSVVLGTSSVVGRSAVPFYEDRIEKAADTRADAFKDAMRADTDAGIFRAHEALDRVVTARLAAVGDGKGYINAARAMMRLNADPLTPCLSRIRTPVVVIGAEHDQFCPQKAASILLDALPGAEFLSIPEAGHLMNVDNPEAVTEALSKALGH; translated from the coding sequence ATGAACCAAGTGACTATTAACGATATCGATGTGGCCTATACCGAGCATGGGGCCGGAGATCCGCTTGTGTTCGTCCACGGTCTGGCCGAAGACCGCCATACCTGGCGCGTGCAACAGCACGCGCTGGGCCGGTTCCACAGTTTCGCCTATGACCTGCGCGGCCATGGACAGACGGGCAACGGCCAGTCCGACGGAACTTTGGCGCAACTGGGAAACGATTTGCTGGCTTTCATCGAGAAGGTCACTGGTCCCGCCACCGTCGTCGGGTTTTCGCTGGGGGGTACCGTCGCACTCTGGGCTGCCGCCGAACGTCCGGACCTGGTCCGGAAATCGGTTGTGCTGGGGACATCGTCTGTCGTCGGACGTTCAGCCGTGCCGTTCTATGAAGACCGGATCGAAAAGGCCGCCGATACCCGTGCGGATGCATTCAAGGACGCCATGCGCGCCGACACCGACGCCGGGATCTTCAGGGCGCACGAGGCGCTCGATCGGGTCGTCACCGCGCGGCTCGCCGCGGTCGGGGACGGCAAAGGCTACATCAATGCCGCCAGGGCCATGATGCGCCTGAATGCCGATCCGCTGACGCCATGCCTGTCGCGAATCAGGACGCCGGTGGTGGTGATCGGGGCCGAACACGACCAGTTCTGTCCGCAGAAGGCGGCATCGATCCTTCTGGATGCCTTGCCGGGTGCCGAATTCCTGTCCATTCCCGAAGCTGGGCACCTGATGAACGTAGACAACCCCGAGGCGGTGACGGAAGCCTTGTCGAAGGCGCTGGGTCATTGA
- a CDS encoding MaoC/PaaZ C-terminal domain-containing protein — protein MSNQLSQLSGTDLGVHVSTHEANRAILYALAVGAAASDLDLVYERDLRVLPTFGCALGLWAVESAGRLGAYDPKASLHVAQKIQIHRPLPASGRIEMRGRISHVYDKGKATLVEVEVASEYFTATYTVFLPGVGGWGGDRGPSASATADVVYTETTDTATRPELAALYRLTGDLHPVHIDPEVARANGFPRPILHGLCTLGISARIIAGQHGVHPADLSSLEARLTSPVLPGDSLTVVSGKKDGRIYFQTLSQGAVVLGNGQAVFG, from the coding sequence ATGAGCAACCAGCTTTCTCAGTTGTCCGGAACCGATCTCGGCGTCCATGTGTCCACGCATGAAGCCAACAGGGCAATCCTGTATGCGCTGGCCGTGGGTGCGGCGGCATCGGATCTGGATCTGGTCTATGAACGCGATTTGCGGGTACTGCCGACATTCGGCTGCGCCCTGGGTCTGTGGGCTGTCGAGTCGGCGGGCAGGCTGGGGGCCTACGATCCCAAGGCGTCGCTGCATGTCGCGCAGAAAATTCAGATCCATCGGCCGTTGCCGGCCTCGGGACGTATCGAAATGCGTGGCCGGATATCTCATGTCTACGACAAGGGGAAGGCCACCTTGGTCGAGGTCGAAGTCGCTTCCGAATACTTCACGGCGACCTACACGGTTTTCTTGCCGGGGGTGGGCGGCTGGGGCGGCGATCGTGGTCCGTCGGCCTCCGCGACCGCGGATGTGGTCTATACCGAGACCACCGACACGGCGACCCGGCCCGAGCTGGCCGCTCTGTATCGTCTGACGGGCGATCTGCATCCGGTCCACATCGATCCAGAGGTCGCCCGCGCCAATGGATTCCCCCGTCCGATCCTGCATGGCCTCTGCACGCTGGGGATTTCCGCACGGATCATTGCCGGTCAGCATGGTGTCCATCCCGCGGATCTCAGCAGTCTGGAAGCCCGCCTGACGTCACCCGTGCTTCCCGGCGATTCGCTGACCGTGGTGTCAGGGAAAAAAGACGGCCGGATTTATTTCCAGACGCTTTCGCAGGGCGCAGTGGTGTTGGGAAACGGCCAGGCCGTATTTGGCTGA
- a CDS encoding VOC family protein: MEPLFYSMQEVVIAVKDLDKATDRLSEIFAAPADGLASEPLEGIELIQRGVWIGNERIAIVADSTGTGPLSQAIEKRGEGVHEICVRTRNLNEAIAHFKAKGVRLTRDEPYVLKNYEYRGEVFSEVRIVFIHPASCYGVLVEVQEWVK, encoded by the coding sequence ATGGAACCGTTGTTCTACAGCATGCAGGAAGTCGTCATCGCCGTGAAGGACCTGGACAAGGCCACCGATCGGCTCAGTGAAATCTTCGCGGCGCCCGCGGATGGTCTGGCCTCGGAACCTCTGGAAGGCATCGAGCTCATTCAGCGGGGTGTATGGATCGGCAATGAAAGAATTGCCATCGTCGCCGATTCGACCGGGACCGGCCCCTTGTCCCAAGCGATCGAAAAGCGCGGCGAGGGCGTCCACGAAATCTGCGTGCGGACGCGGAATCTGAACGAGGCGATTGCACATTTCAAGGCAAAAGGCGTCCGGCTGACGCGCGACGAACCTTATGTCTTGAAGAACTACGAATATCGCGGCGAAGTCTTCTCCGAGGTGCGGATCGTCTTCATCCATCCCGCGAGCTGCTACGGCGTGCTCGTCGAAGTCCAGGAATGGGTCAAGTAG